From the genome of Streptomyces spinoverrucosus:
TCGAGGAGGCGTTGAAGGTCAACTACCTCGCGCCGGTGCAGATCGCTCGTTCGGCGTACAAGTATCTGGCCGAGACCAAGGGGCAGTTGCTGCTGTACACCTCCAGCAGCTACACGCGCGGCCGCGCCGAGTACTCCCTCTACTCCTCGACCAAGGCCGCCATGGTGAACCTCACCCAGGCCCTGTCCGACGAGTGGGCCGCCGAAGGCATCCGCGTCAACTGCGTCAACCCCGAGCGCACCGCGACCCCGATGCGCACCAAGGCCTTCGGCCAGGAGCCCACGGACTCGCTGCTCTCCTCCGAGGCCGTGGCGCGCACCTCGCTCGACGTGCTGCTGTCCGAGCTGACCGGCCATGTCATCGACGTCCGCCAGCAGGACCCGACGGCGGGCGCCACCAAGGCCTCCGGTTTTGAACAGGCGCTGGCCGGGGTCTTTGACCGTCAGGACGACGCGGCTTAGTCGACCGCCCCTCCCTACCCCCCACAGAGCAGGTTCTTCGTGATCTCCACCGCTGTACGCGTCGCCCGGGTGGGCACCGTGGCCGAGCTGGCCGCGGCGGCCCTCATGGTGCTGGGCTATCCCTGCCTCATGCTGGCCGCGCTCGTCCCCAGCGTGCCCGCCTTCGCGGCCGCGGCCGCCGTGACGTACCTGGCGGACCACTATCTGCACCGCAGGGGCAGCTATCTGATCAACCGGCTCAGCAAGGTCCGGGCCGGTCTGTCGATCCGCTTCCTGATCCGGCAGCTGCTGCTGGTCCTGCTGCTGGCCCGGCTCTCCCTCTCGGACGACCTGATCTTCTACGGCGCGGTCGGCTGCTTCATCGCCTTCTACGGCCTCCAGGCCCCGCACGGCGCCCTGGTCACCCTGATCCGCAACCGCCGCCGGCTGCCGGTCGCCACCCGCAACGTCGACCTCACGACGCGCATCCGCATCCCGGACGCCCCGCCGCGCCGGCTGCTGCACCGCTCGGCGGAGAAGATCCTGCACCTCGACCTCGCCGCGGTCGTCGGCGTGCTGGTCTCCGCGGCCGCCGACTCGGCCGTGGCCGGCTTGGTCGGAATCGCCGTCACGCTGGTCCTGGGCGGCGGCTACACCCTCGCGCTGGTGCCGTACGTGCGCGGACGGCGGGTGCCGTCGTGTCCGGAGGCCGTGCTGGCCGCGGTGGACGACTGGCTGTGCGCGTACCGGCCGGAGACGGTGCTGTACTTCTCCGGCTCCAAGGACTCGGCGTACCAGGTCAACATGTGGCTGGAGACCATGGAGCAGCTGGACTCCAAGCCGCTGATCATCCTGCGTGAGCGGGTCATCCTGCAGAACCTGGCGCCCACCACGGTCCCCGTGATCTGCGTGCCCGGCGGGGTGCACCTGATGAACATGGACCTGTCCACCGTGCGGGTCACGCTGTACGCGGCGAACGTCGGCAAGAACATCCACATGCTGCGCGTCCCCACCATGAAGCACGTCTTCATCGGCCACGGCGACAGCGACAAGGCGGCCAGCGTCAACCCGTTCAGCAAGGTCTACGACGAGGTGTGGACCGCCGGCCGGGCGGGCCGCCACCGCTACGCCATCGCCGACGTCGGTGTCCGCGACGAGGACATCGTGGAGGTGGGCCGCCCGCAGCTGGCGCCGATCCGGACCTGGCAGGGCGTGCCCGAAGACCCTATGCCCACGGTGCTGTACGCCCCGACCTGGGAGGGCTGGGACGACAACCCGGGCAACACCTCGCTCCTGCTGGCGGGCGAGAACATCGTGCGGCGGCTCGTCACGGCCGACCCGCCGGTACGCGTCCTGTACAAGCCGCACCCCTTCACCGGCACCCGCAGCGCCGAGGCCAAGGCCGCCCACCGGCGGATCACGGCCCTGGTCGAGCAGGCCGCCGCCGAGCGGGCCGCCGACCCCCGCTGCACCGTCGACGCCGCCGCGCGGACCGCCGCCCAGGCCGAGCGGGCCCGGATCGAGGCCCGGCTCGCCGAGTTGTCCCGCACCACCGGCGGGGAGAAGGACGACGAGGCCGAGGCGACCCGCGACGGCCTGATCGACCTCGCGCGGCACAAGGAGATCGCCCGGCTGCGCGCCGAGTGGAACGAGGCCTACTGGGGTGCCGTCCCGGCCTGGGAGCACCGCGTCATCACAGGTGCCGAGCCGCGCCTGTACGACTGCTTCAACGTCTCCGACGCGATGGTCTCCGACATCTCCAGCGTGGTCTCCGACTTCATCGCGAGCGGCAAGCCGTACGCGGTGACGGACTCGGCCGGGCTGGGCGCCGAGGAGTTCAGACGGCAGAACACCGCCGTGCGCGCCGCCGTGATCCTGACCAACAGCGCCGCCGAACTGGGCGAACTGCTGGCGGCGGTACGCGATCCGGCCGCCGATCCGCTGGCGGAGAACCGCAAGGAGCTGAAGCGGTATCTGCTGGGCCCGGACGAGCCGAAGTCGATCGACCAGTTCAACTCGGCGGTGGCGGAGCTGGCGCTGAAGGCCGAGACCCGCAACCTCGGCCAGGAGTCGCGCATCGCGGCCAGTGCCGTGGAGGAGGTCGAACCGGAGGACGCAGGCCGGCCGGCGGCCTGAGACGCCCCCGCGTTTGAGCCGCCGGACGCCGGAAGCGGAGTGTGAGCACGCCGTCACCCACTGCCTGTCCGGACGCTGGACCGACGAGCGGACGCCGAGCCACTTCGCGTAGATTGCGGTTTCGGGAGCCATACCTACGCGAGGGGACAGACACCAAGGTGACAGGGGCAAGGCAGGCCGTGCGCGAGGCCCGCAGGATCGTCGTCAAGGTGGGTTCCTCGTCGCTGACCACCGCAACCGGCGGACTGGACGCGGACCGGGTCGACGCGCTCGTCGACGTCCTCGCCAAGATCCGCAGCGGTGGGGAGAGGGAGATCGTGCTGGTCTCCTCGGGTGCCATCGCCGCCGGACTCGCCCCGCTGGGCCTGCGTCGCCGCCCCACCGACCTCGCCCGCCAGCAGGCCGCCGCCAGCGTCGGCCAGGGGCTGCTCGTCGCCCGCTACACCGCCTCCTTCGCCCGCTACGGCGTCCGCGTCGGCCAAGTGCTGCTCACCTCGGACGACATGAGCCGCCGCGCCCACCACCGCAACGCCTCCCGCACCCTGGACAAGCTCCTGGCCATGGGCGCCCTCCCGGTCGTCAACGAGAACGACACCGTCGCCACCGACGAGATCCGCTTCGGCGACAACGACCGGCTCGCCGCGCTCGTCGCCCATCTCGTCCACGCCGACCTGCTGGTCCTCCTCTCCGACGTGGACGGCGTGTACGACGGCGACCCCAGCAAGCCCGGCACCTCGCGGATAGCGGAGGTGCGGGTGCCGTCGGACCTGTCCGGTGTGGAGATCGGCAGCGCGGGCAAGGCCGGCGTCGGCACCGGCGGCATGGTCACCAAGGTCGAGGCCGCCCGGATCGCCGCCGCCGCGGGCATCCCGGTCGTCCTCACCAGTGCCATCCACGCCGCCGACGCGCTGACCGGCCAGGACACCGGCACGTACTTCCACCCCACCGGCAAGCGCTCCGCCCACCGGCTGCTGTGGCTCCAGCACGCCTCCACGCCGCAGGGTGCGCTGACGCTGGACGACGGTGCCGTGCGCGCGGTCGTGGAGCGCCGCAAGTCGCTGCTGCCGGCCGGAATCGCCGCCGTCGAGGGCGAGTTCAGCGCGGGCGACCCGGTCGAACTGCGTGACGGCAGGGGGCACGCCGTGGCGCGCGGGCTGGTCAACTTCGACGCCAAGGAGATCCCGCAGCTGATCGGCCGCTCCACGCGGGAGTTGGCGCGCGACCTCGGCCCCGCGTACGAGCGCGAGGTCGTCCACCGGGACGATCTGGTGGTCCTGCACCACTGACGACGCCCGGCAGGCGGCGCTGACGAGGCCTGGCGGGGCGGCGCTGACGAGGCCTTGGCGAGCGGCACTGACGAGGCCCTGGCGAGCGGCACTGACGAGGCCCTGGCGAGCGGCCGAAAACGGGGGGAACGCCCCGCAAAAGCCCCCGCCCTGAGGTGGACGTTCCGCAAAACCGCCCCGCGAGCCCCCGGGGGCCTGCTCAACTTTGTCCAGAGGCACGCACTGGCACTGCATGAAGGAGGCCGCCGTGAGACGAGTGCGCCCTGGGGCAGCGTCCCGCGCGGCAGGCACCGAGCGCGCCCTCACCAGCGTCGCCGCCGGTGAGCAGTACAAGAGCGAGCAGCCCGAGGACATCCCCCGCCTGTGGCACGTCACCCTCAGCGTCTCCGGCGAAGCGGCCCCGCTGAAGGAGGTGCGGCGCGCCCTTGAGCAGCTCGCCCACGACCACCCCTTCCTGCTGACCAGCAGATACGCCGACGACCACGCGGAGATCCGGTACTGGGAGGAGGCTCGCGACCTGCACGACGCGGCCGCCGTCGCGCTGCGGCTGTGGGGCGAGCACCGGCAGAGCGCCGGGCTCCCGCCCTGGGAGATCGTCGGCCTGGAGGTCATCGACCGGGCCACCTACCACCAACGCATCTCCGAGGGCTACGGGCCCCCACCGGCGTCTCCTGTCGGAGTGCACCCCTTCTGAGGGCATCTCGGGGTGTGGAACACCAGATGAACGCACCCCTGACGCGCACTACCCTTCCCTCATGACCACGCTCTCTCCGTACGACTCCATGTCCCCGGTCACCCAGGCCGCCTACCGTGCCAAGGCCGCCGCCGCCGACCTCGCGCCGCTGCCCCGGGCCGTGAAGGACGACGCGCTGCTCGCCATCGCGGACGCGCTGGAGGTCCGTACGAGCGAGATCGTCGAGGCCAACGCCAAGGACGTGGCCAAGGCCCGCGAGGCCGGCACCAGCGAGGCCATCGTCGACCGGCTGACCCTCACCCCGGAGCGCGTCCGGGCCATCGCCTCCGACGTGCGGGACGTCGTCGCGCTGCCCGACCCGGTCGGCGAGGTCGTGCGCGGCTCGACCCTCCCCAACGGCATCGACCTGCGCCAGGTCCGCGTCCCGCTGGGCGTCGTCGGGATCATCTACGAGGCCCGCCCGAACGTCACCGTCGACGCCGCCGCGCTCTGCCTGAAGTCCGGCAACGCCGTCCTGCTGCGCGGCTCGGCCTCCGCCTACGAGTCGAACACCGCCCTCGTCAGGGTCATCCGGGACGCCGTCGGCGGCGCCGGGCTGCCCGCCGACGCCGTGCAGCTGGTGCCCGGCGAGAGCCGCGAGAGCGTGCGCGAGCTGATGCGCGCCCGCGGCCTGGTCGACGTACTGATTCCGCGCGGTGGGGCCTCGCTGATCCAGACGGTCGTCCAGGAGTCCACGGTCCCCGTGATCGAGACCGGCACCGGCAACTGCCACGTCTACGTCGACGCCCACGCCGACCTCGACACGGCGATCGAGATCCTGCTCAACTCCAAGGCGCAGCGGGTCAGCGTCTGCAACGCCGCCGAGACGCTGCTGGTCCACCAGGACATCGCCGCCCGGTTCCTGCCGCGCGCCCTGGACGCCCTCGCGGAGGCCGGGGTGACCGTGCACGCCGACGAGCGGGTGATGGCGTACGCCAAGGATTCCAAGGCGACCGTCGTCGAGGCCACGGCGGAGGACTGGGAGACCGAGTACCTGTCGTACGACATCGCCGCCGCCGTCGTGGACTCGCTGGACAAGGCCGTCGAGCACATCCGGCTGTGGACCTCCGGCCACACCGAGGCCATCGTCACGACCTCCCAGCAGGCCGCCCGCCGCTTCACCCAGCTGGTGGACTCCACGACGGTCGCGGTGAACGCCTCGACCCGTTTCACGGACGGCGGCCAGTTCGGCTTCGGCGCCGAGATCGGCATCTCCACGCAGAAGCTGCACGCCCGCGGCCCGATGGGTCTGCCCGAGCTGACCAGCACGAAGTACATCGTCACCGGGGACGGTCACGTACGGCGCTGAGGCGCACGACCCCGGCGCGCGGCGGCCGGGAGGTGTCTCGGCAGACGGATGAATTTGCATACCGTCTGCCCAAATTGACCCCCCAGGTCTACTCTGGATCCGTGCCGGAGGACGTGGGGGGCACGCCGTTCCCTGACGGCTGGGAGCCCGACGACGACCACGACCGCGGGGTGTCGGACGAAGAGTTCGCCTCCGTGGTCTTCGACGAGGCCTTCGTACGGGCGGCCGTGGTGCACGAGCCGACCGCCGTCGAACGCCTCCTGGCCGCCGCGCAGGCCAGAGCCGAGGCCTCCGAGGCGGAGGCCCGCCGGGCGCACGGCA
Proteins encoded in this window:
- a CDS encoding glutamate-5-semialdehyde dehydrogenase; the protein is MTTLSPYDSMSPVTQAAYRAKAAAADLAPLPRAVKDDALLAIADALEVRTSEIVEANAKDVAKAREAGTSEAIVDRLTLTPERVRAIASDVRDVVALPDPVGEVVRGSTLPNGIDLRQVRVPLGVVGIIYEARPNVTVDAAALCLKSGNAVLLRGSASAYESNTALVRVIRDAVGGAGLPADAVQLVPGESRESVRELMRARGLVDVLIPRGGASLIQTVVQESTVPVIETGTGNCHVYVDAHADLDTAIEILLNSKAQRVSVCNAAETLLVHQDIAARFLPRALDALAEAGVTVHADERVMAYAKDSKATVVEATAEDWETEYLSYDIAAAVVDSLDKAVEHIRLWTSGHTEAIVTTSQQAARRFTQLVDSTTVAVNASTRFTDGGQFGFGAEIGISTQKLHARGPMGLPELTSTKYIVTGDGHVRR
- the proB gene encoding glutamate 5-kinase; the encoded protein is MREARRIVVKVGSSSLTTATGGLDADRVDALVDVLAKIRSGGEREIVLVSSGAIAAGLAPLGLRRRPTDLARQQAAASVGQGLLVARYTASFARYGVRVGQVLLTSDDMSRRAHHRNASRTLDKLLAMGALPVVNENDTVATDEIRFGDNDRLAALVAHLVHADLLVLLSDVDGVYDGDPSKPGTSRIAEVRVPSDLSGVEIGSAGKAGVGTGGMVTKVEAARIAAAAGIPVVLTSAIHAADALTGQDTGTYFHPTGKRSAHRLLWLQHASTPQGALTLDDGAVRAVVERRKSLLPAGIAAVEGEFSAGDPVELRDGRGHAVARGLVNFDAKEIPQLIGRSTRELARDLGPAYEREVVHRDDLVVLHH